From Draconibacterium halophilum, one genomic window encodes:
- a CDS encoding L,D-transpeptidase family protein yields MQYAVIVTILVAFNIFCLSADYNNTPIDKTIASENESSIFAKLDLRILDQYLNANVPEEHLHELLDFYTARNNDLVWSNYGVLHKNGIELLRSIENAWQHGLSPKFYSVDNIKYEIKNIEKNRLFNPVNISKLDILLTTTYIDYASDLSTGRLNPGHLKVGWEIFTHKQNLAKYLTQSLLHGKIDESLENLAPKSTQYQKLSNALQRLIEQKEAGEWPYPGLMDKLEKNDSVPEVIKIKKYLFATGYLHNSNPNYLTNYLFDDELAVALANFQAQHGLEQDSIVGKNTLKQMNLSFDYRLEQIKINLDRLRWLPDNISTRDIIVNIPDFSLNYFQDQSLKQKMNVVVGTNKNYTPAIKDTITSIVFNPQWNVPYSMAVDEIIPELKKDSNYLAKRNFKLVSGSYFSKSEIDATKINWNDVSASDFPYLIVQKSGSTNSLGLVKFMLPNNQNIYLHDTPADHLFNRWQRNFSHGCVRLEKPFQLAEEILDGQISHEKVKEIVASKESKTIRLDKPVAVHIVYHTAWVDSQDRLQFRDDIYGYDEMSIPLFNTPSKWQETTTLQ; encoded by the coding sequence ATGCAATATGCTGTAATAGTTACAATACTGGTGGCGTTTAACATATTTTGTTTGTCGGCAGATTATAACAACACCCCCATTGACAAAACGATTGCCTCAGAAAATGAAAGCAGTATTTTTGCTAAACTCGACCTTAGAATACTGGACCAATACTTAAATGCGAATGTTCCTGAAGAACACCTACACGAATTGCTCGATTTCTATACCGCCCGCAATAACGATTTGGTCTGGAGTAATTATGGAGTACTTCACAAAAATGGAATTGAACTTCTGAGAAGCATTGAAAACGCCTGGCAACATGGTTTATCTCCAAAGTTTTACAGTGTGGATAACATAAAATATGAGATTAAAAATATCGAAAAGAATCGTCTTTTTAACCCTGTTAACATCTCGAAATTAGATATTCTTCTAACCACCACTTATATTGATTATGCCAGCGATCTTTCAACAGGGCGATTAAATCCGGGGCATTTAAAAGTAGGTTGGGAAATATTTACACACAAACAAAATCTGGCAAAATATTTAACTCAATCTTTATTGCACGGCAAAATCGATGAATCTCTTGAAAACCTGGCTCCAAAATCTACTCAATATCAAAAACTTTCTAACGCATTGCAGCGTCTGATTGAACAAAAAGAAGCTGGCGAATGGCCTTATCCGGGATTAATGGATAAACTCGAAAAAAATGATTCTGTACCTGAGGTTATAAAAATTAAAAAATACTTGTTTGCCACAGGTTATTTACACAATTCCAATCCAAACTATTTAACCAATTACCTTTTCGACGACGAGTTGGCAGTTGCACTAGCCAATTTTCAGGCTCAACACGGTTTGGAGCAGGATAGCATTGTTGGCAAGAACACATTAAAACAAATGAACTTATCATTCGATTATCGTTTAGAGCAAATTAAAATTAATTTAGACCGTTTACGTTGGCTTCCCGACAACATTAGCACGCGAGATATCATCGTTAATATTCCAGATTTCTCGCTTAACTATTTCCAGGATCAAAGTTTAAAGCAAAAAATGAATGTGGTAGTTGGAACAAATAAAAATTATACTCCGGCAATAAAGGATACCATAACCTCTATTGTTTTTAATCCACAATGGAATGTTCCGTACAGTATGGCAGTAGATGAAATAATTCCTGAGTTGAAGAAAGATTCAAACTATTTAGCTAAACGAAACTTTAAGTTGGTTTCCGGATCATATTTCAGCAAATCCGAAATTGACGCTACAAAAATCAATTGGAATGATGTATCTGCTTCAGATTTTCCATATCTGATTGTGCAAAAATCCGGCAGTACAAACTCCTTGGGGCTTGTAAAGTTTATGCTTCCCAATAACCAGAATATTTATCTCCACGATACTCCGGCCGATCACCTGTTTAACCGTTGGCAACGTAATTTTAGCCATGGTTGTGTGCGATTAGAAAAACCTTTTCAACTGGCAGAAGAAATTTTGGATGGCCAAATTTCGCACGAAAAAGTTAAAGAGATTGTGGCATCGAAAGAGTCAAAAACCATTCGCCTTGACAAACCAGTAGCCGTTCATATTGTATATCATACTGCCTGGGTTGATTCGCAGGATCGTTTGCAATTTAGGGATGATATTTATGGCTACGATGAGATGTCGATTCCTCTTTTTAATACTCCTTCCAAATGGCAAGAAACAACTACATTACAGTAA
- a CDS encoding DUF6261 family protein, whose protein sequence is MKDARKQLDAAYRNVAKLVDALIFVRGSEDYDAFVNELNQRIEKYNNRLSQCDGRNKKDNDPEEE, encoded by the coding sequence ATGAAGGATGCCCGCAAACAACTTGATGCGGCTTACCGTAATGTTGCCAAATTGGTAGATGCTTTGATTTTTGTTCGTGGATCGGAAGATTACGACGCTTTTGTGAATGAGTTAAACCAGCGTATAGAAAAATACAACAATCGCCTTAGCCAGTGCGATGGGAGAAATAAGAAAGATAATGATCCGGAGGAGGAATAA
- a CDS encoding DUF6261 family protein — protein MFTKSEYFYTSSAGDFCEINKVTCHVALVGLTAWVPELKAKNQAVVELVGERYTDESGKPPLK, from the coding sequence GTGTTTACAAAAAGCGAATATTTTTATACAAGTTCAGCAGGTGACTTTTGTGAGATAAATAAAGTCACCTGCCATGTGGCATTGGTTGGCCTTACTGCATGGGTGCCCGAATTAAAAGCCAAGAACCAGGCAGTGGTTGAATTGGTGGGCGAACGTTATACCGATGAATCGGGCAAACCACCTTTAAAATGA